CGGCTAGAGATTTGGCGGCGTCGCTGAAGGTGGACTGGTTTCCGTCCTTTCAGGACATGCTCTCCGGAAATCGGCCAGAAGGGGTGGTTGTCGCCACCCCCAATCAGATGCATGTGGCCAACGGCATGGATTGTATCGCAGCTCACATCCCGGCGCTCATCGAGAAGCCGTTAGCGGATGATGTTGCCGCAGCACAGGCCCTGGTCGAAGCTGCCGAGCGCGCGGGCGTCCCGCTGCTCACCGGCCATCATCGCCGTCACAATCCGATGATCCAACGCGCCAAGGTGGAGGTCGACAGCGGCCGGCTCGGCCAGATCGTGTCGGTGCATGGCATGTTCTGGCTGATCAAGCCGGACGAGTATTTCGACGTGGCCTGGCGCCGCGAAAAAGGAGCGGGGCCTGTTTTCCTGAATCTCATCCACGATGTCGACCTGCTGCGGTACCTGTGTGGGGATATCGTCGCGGTGCAAGCCGCTCAATCCAATCGGCTGCGTGGAAATGCGGTCGAAGAGACCGCGGTAATTATCCTGCACTTCGCCTCGGGTGCGTTGGGAACTGTCAATGTCTCCGACACCATTCAGTCGCCTTGGAGCTGGGAATTCACTGCAGGTGAAAACCCAGCGTACAGTCATACGCAGGAGCCGTGTTACCAGATCGGCGGCACGAGGGCATCGCTGGCTGTTCCACAACTCGATCTGTGGCATCACCCAAGCAAGGCCAGCTGGTGGGCGCCGATTGAGCGTGAGCGGCTGAGCTACGAGACAGCAGACCCGCTCGGCCTGCAAATAGCCAATTTCTGCGGCGTCATCCGCGGTACGACCGAGCCTGTAGTGACCGGGCGTGAAGGGCTGAAAACCCTTCGCGTGATCGATGCGATCAAACGCGCGGCGGAAACCGGAGATCTCGTGTCGGTTTGATACCGGGAAGCACAGGCATCAATGTCGGGGTATCGAGGTCATAGCGTCAAGAACGACGACATTTGGCGGACTATCAAGGCGCCACTAATAGTAAGTACACGAAGCACTATGATCGTGCGACGAATGCCCACTTTCAGTCGGATAAGCCCAGCGGTGCGACCAGTAAGTCATTGATTGTTCTCACCCCGGGGCTGTCTCTTAAACTCAGCGGGTCCCAGGTTCGAGCCCTGGTGCGCCCACCAAAGGAAAAATCTTCTTTTCCAGGACCTTCGCGGGATAACGGCCAAGAACAAAAAGGGGATCGTGCGACGTTTCTCTGATTGGATGTCGCACGGCTGGATTTTCGCGCGACTTTTCCTTTGTTTCCGCATCTTCTCCTTGCTTATGTATCTTCAACCCATTCGATACAGCGCCTAGATTTGATGGTACAGTGCGAGTACTTGCTCGTCGTAGAACAGGATATTAGGGCGAACAAAACGGACAATCTGTTCTGCGCGGCGCCGCAAGGTATGCCTACTGCAGAGCCAGAACCGGATTGTCTGGGACGGGCTTCGATTCGCTCCCCCGCTACGCCGGGCCACGATTTTGTAAGCAAAACGACGATTCTTCTACGCTCTCGTTGCTGGTAACGCCCAGGTGCGAGGCGGCGATATACCTTGGCGGGCGCGCGGCCAAGCCTTACTTGCCGGCTACATTGCCGCAGTTTGAGGTGCGCGCTGAGGACGCGGGCGCCGCCAGCAGTGATCGTGACAGGGAACTCTTTAGCGGGAAATTCGATCGAGACGTAGCCGGTGGCGATGATCGGTCAGCAGGTGTGCGCCACCCAGGACAGCGGCCAGCGTTCCGAGCCCGGTCCCGCCGGCAATCAGGAACATGATCAGCAATTGATATTTTACCGCATCGACCGGCTCGACACCCGCGAGAATCTGGCCAGTCATCATCCCCGGCAAGGAAACAAGACCGATCGCCGCCATGCTGTTCATGATCGGCATGAAGCCGCTTCTCAACGCATCCCGTATGACTGGTAGCAGGGCCTGATACCGGGTGCCGCCGAGCGCAAGACAAGCTTCTATGGCGGCTCGTTCGCGCACCAGACTATTTGTCAGCACGTCCAAGCCGAGACTTATGCCGGTCATGGTGTTGCCCAGGATCATGCCCAACAAAGGCAGCGCATAGCGCGGATGATACCAGGGATCCGGGCGTAGCTCCGTCAGGAGCGCGAACATCGTGACGGTACCGGCGGCGAGCAGCGTGCAACCGGCGCCCAAGCCGTAGCTCCAAATGCCAGGTAGGCGTCGCTTCTGCCGCGCGACGATTTCGCGCGAGGCGAACAGAACCATGATGGAGGCGGCGAGCGCGGTCCAGAGTGGCGACACCGCGGCAAACAGGAACGTCAGCACGTATCCCACTAGCACGAGTTGAAGCACCATCCGCACTGTTGCGATGGCCAGTTGTTTTTCGAGCTTGAGGCGGAGAACAAGCGAGAGAACGCCGTCCATGACGACGAGGAGCGCGGGCAGGGCCAGGTCACCGTACGAAAGCTGGATGTAGGTCACGGCCGATTTTCCTCGATGCCACCATCGGGGCCCATCGCGAATATCCTTGACCCGACGCGGCGGGCTTGAGCGTTGTCGTGGGTGCTCCAGATGACGCTGGTTCCATTCGAAATGCGTTCGGCGATCAAGGATTCCACTGCAGCAGCGGATGCAGAGTCGAGCGCCGAGGTTGGCTCGTCGAGCAGAAGCACCCGCGATCGCAGCATGAGCGCCCGCACCAGCCCCAATCGCTGTCTCTCGCCGGTCGAAAGTCTTTGGATCAGCCAAGGTCCGCAGTCGTCCGGCAGTCCCAAACGTTTGACTAGCGGCAGGGCATCATCCCAGCCGCTAAAGTGATCTTGCACGGTGTCCGACCACCAGCCAGGCTCGGCTGCGAGATAGGTCACTCGTTTTCGCCAGGCGGGGGCGGGCATCGCCTCTCTGAGCGTTCCGTCCAGCTTGACCGTGCCTTCGTTGGGATCGAGATCCGCGATGGAGCGGAGCAGCAAGGTCTTTCCTGCTCCGGAAGGCCCTTGCAGGGCGACGCATTCACCGTCCTGCAAGTCGAACGACACGGAGATGTGCAGGCGCTTGAGCCCGCGGACCGTCAGCATGCGTCAAAGCTTAAGCTGCAGCCGGTCGGCAACCCGCCTGGCGATCTCCGTCGGCGCCTCGTTCGGGTAGGGATGCACCGAGCTGACATTGATCTCGCCGAGCACGTAGCTGTCGCTCCCATCGGCCTGGACGGGGCCGAGCATGAAGTCGGCGTCCCAGATCGCGGGGAGGTCATCTCGCGCGATGTCCAGCAGCGAGGTTAACTGTGGCGTCCACTCGTCCTCCATCAACCGACGCAGCCGCTGGAAGCGGGGGTCTGCGTTCGACGTGTAGAGCCGCGGTCCGGCTTCGGAACGCGCGGCCGGCGAGTCGACCAGGGCTTTGACTTTGTGATGGCCGAAGCCGGCGCAGCGATCGCCTGCCATGTAGCAGCGGACCACGCCCTCGCTCAGGCGAGGCTGGAACGCTTGGTCGATCACGCTGCCGTTCTCGAAATACTCCGCGCAGCGACGGAGAAATTCATCCAGCGTCAGTTCCTCGGGCGCGTCCTTGGTCGCGTCCAGCACTTTTATCATGGGAGAGGTCGGCAGCTTCTCGACCTTCCAGACGCCTTGGCCGCCGTTGCCCCGGTTGCGCTTGATCACGCGCGGGCCGGTGGCGAGCCGCGCCGGCAACTCGGCGCGCATGGCCGCGGCGGTTTGATAGAGCGCCGTGTCTGATCCCCAGCCCATCGAGCGGGTACGATAGAGGACCTCCTTGGTGCCCATCTTGAGGATGACATCGGGATGGGCGCTGACCCACACGCCCCGCGCGGCGACGTCGCGCAGCAGGGCGTCGAGACCGGCGCGGTTTCGGCCGTCTTGAATCGGGTTGACCCAGACGAGTACGCCGTCCACTGCGAGCAGTTGTTCGCGGACGGCGTCGGCGAAGCTTTCGTCGTAGATTGCGGGGCGCCCATCGACGCCGACGGCGGCGAGCGCCTCGAAGACGTCGACGAAGCGGCCGTTTTTCGAGGTCGCGTCTCGACGCGCGACGGCGTCTCCTCGCGAGAGGATGGCGACGGTACGTCGGGGAGAGGGTTGTTTTTCGGTATCCATGCGCAAGCTCCACGTGTTGCGTGCTGCGCAGAACTTGGACCGAAGTCTCGCCGGGAGTCTGCTTGATCCCGCTCGGGCAGTCTACGTGAGGTCGCGCGGCCCCATCAAGTGGTCATTCTCCGGATGCAAAGTCAGGTGCAGCGCCGAGATCAATTTCGTTCCATTCGATAGCCAAAAATCTTCGTGACGTCGGTCCAGAATTGCTTGGAATCCTTCAGCACACGCGGGTTGACAGCCCCGCCATCTGGGCTTTTATTCGCGCCACGGGGAAATGCGATCTCCCCGCGAGGCGTCATGCCCAAGAATCGCGTCCTGATCACCAAGGGCGCAGCATGTCAGCATCGTACACCTCCATTTCACCGGACAAACTGTTTCGATTGATAGGCACGGCGGCCGCGCCGACGCTCATCGATGTACGCATCGACGAGGACTTCTCTGCTGATCCGCGCCTGATTCCCGCCGCGGTGCGGCGCTCGCAACTCGACGTTCAGGACTGGGCCTCTCGCCTGACGGGCCAGTCCGTTGTCGTGGTCTGTCACAAGGGCAAGAAGCTCAGCGAAGGCACCGCGGCCTGGCTCCGCTGCGGCAAGGTCTCGGCCGAGATTCTCGAAGGTGGCCGTCTCGGCTGGAAGCAAGCAAACCATCCGACGGTCCCAGCCAACAAGATCCCGAAGCGCGACGGGCGTGGTCGCACGGTATGGGTCACGCGAGCGCGTCCCAAGATCGATCGCATCGCCTGCCCATGGCTAATCCGCCGTTTCGTCGATCCCACTGCCCAATTCCTGTTCGTCGCGCCGGCCGAGGTCGAAGCCGTGGCCGAGCGCTTCGAGGCCACGCCGTTCGATGTCGAGAACGTGTTCTGGAGCCACCGCGGTGAACTCTGCACCTTCGACGTGCTGGTCAAGGAGTTCTGCCTGTCGTCGCCCCCGCTAGAACGGCTCGCGACGATGGTCCGCGCCGCCGACACGGGGCGGCTTGATCTGTCTCCAGAGGCACCGGGCCTGCTCGCAGCCTCGCTCGGCCTGTCGCGCATGTTCGATGACGACCTTGAGCAGTTGAACGCGGGTTTCCTGCTCTACGACTCGTTCTACCGATGGTGTCGCGACGCGACCAAGGAGACGCACAACTGGCCGACCAACAAGGCCAAAGCCTGACCGGGCTGACTTTACGGCAGGCAAGGCTACGAACGACCTGGGGCAGGGACAAAACCAGGAGAACCAACATGCGAACACGGACAGTCCTTCAGGCAACCATCTTGCTCGCGATAGCGAGCGTTTGGTCACCCGCCCACGCCCTGACCCAGGAGGAGCTCGTCGCAAAGATCCAGGCGGCCGGCTACTCGCAGGTGAGGGACATCAAGTCGACGGCAGAAGGCACGACCGCCAAGGCGATGAAGAACGGCAAGGAAGTCCGGCTCGTCGTCGACAGCAGCGGCCAGATCAAAGAGCGAAACTGAGTTCGAGGAGCAGTATGATGAAACGGACAATTCACGCGCTGATTGCGCTCGGCGCATGTATCCTGGCACCTGCTTTCGGCTCTTTCGTTTCGCCGGCGCGTGCGCAGAGCGTCGACTGGCAGAAGGTCGACGAGACGCTGGGGCGGAAGGCTGCCGTCTCGGACGACGTCCACCGCTACGGCTTTCCCCGGACCGATCTGCCCGTGACGCTGGATGGGGTCACGATCAAGCCGGCGCTGGCGCTCGGTGGCTGGGTCGCGTTCAAGCCAGGGCACGGCGGCGCTATGGTCATGGGCGACCTTGTGCTGCTCGAGACCGAGATCAATCCCGTGATGGCGAAGATGATCGCGAGCGGTCTCGAAATCACCGCCGTGCACAATCATCTGCTGCGCGCGAGCCCGGCGACCTTCTACATGCACGTCGCCGGCAACGGCGATCCCGTCAAGCTGGCCTCGGCGATCCACGACGCGCTCGCCGAAAGCAAGACCCCGCTGACGGCCGCAGCACCGTCCAGCCCGCCGCCGGCCGTCGATCTCGACACGGCGAAGCTCGACCAGATCATCGGCGTGAAGGGACAGGCCAACGGCGGCGTCTATCAGTTCAACGTCAAGCGGCGAGACCCGATCATGCAGGACGGCATGCCGTTGACCCCCGTCGGCCCGATGGGCGTCGCGATCGGTATCAATTTCCAGCCGACCGGCGGCGGGAAGGCGGCCATCACGGGTGACTTCGTGCTGACGGGCGACGAGGTGAACCCGGTCATCCTGGCCCTGCGGACGCACGGCATCGAGGTCACGGCGCTTCACAGCCATATGCTGGATGAGCAGCCGCGGCTCTTCTTCATGCATTTCTGGGCGAACGACGACGCCGTCAAGCTGGCCGAGGGCTTGCGTGCGGCGCTCGACAAGACGGCAAGCACGAAAAGCTGACGCAAAGGGAAGACCGAGCGATGCGAGCGTTCATGATGATGTTCATGGTTGCAGCCGGCGTGCTGGCGAGCATAAACGTCGCGATCGGCCAGACCAGTTGCAAGGTCTGCGCCGATCAGCAGAAGGCCTGCATGAAGAACTATGCGGGGCCGACCTGCAAGTCCGAGTACCAGATGTGCATGAAGTCCTGCAAAAAATGACGCGCCGCGCTGGACGTGTTGGGATAAGGCGGGTGCTGCTCGGACTTGCGGTGTTGGCTGGCGGTCTGACGTCCGACCGCGTGGCCGCCGCAGATGCACGCAAGCTCTCAGGCTTGCAGATCAAAGCTAGGCTTGCGGGCATGCAGCTCACAGATGAAGTGCACTATCGCTTCGTCTACGAGCGTGACGGTACGCTGAGGAGTTATGCGATGGGCACGAAGAAGATCGGGAAATGGTCCATCGAAAAGGATGAGCTATGCCTTTGGCTCGGCGAGCATGACGATGGTTGCTACGCAGTGACGGCGAGGGGCGAGCGGCTGGAATTGGTACCATCAGGAATCGGGGGCGCGCTCGACGGATCGTCCAGCCCGCAGAACACAATTAAAGGGGCACGACGGCGAACCGGCCGGCGGGTTTGCCTCGCCGCCTGCGGCGGATAGCTTCCGCGGCAAGGTTCTTCGTGATCAATACTTCGGCCGGTGCGAAGTGGCCCATTCGCGCGCGTGTTCGATCGGCAGGCGCTGCACTGCCGCGCGCACCTTTTGCGTTGCCAGCAGATTGTCCATGCGCTCCCGCCAGCGGCAGAATGCTGGGAACTTCGGATACATCGATTGCCCCTCGGCTGTCAGGCTGAACGCGAAGGTGCTCGGCAGCAGGTAGAAGTCCGCGATCGACAGTTCGTCGCCCAGCAGGAAGTTCTTGCCATGGGCGAGCTGGCCTTCGGCCACCGCAAGTCCGGTCTCGACCTTGGGCAACGCGTGGGCCACGACCTTCTCGTCGGAGGCAATGCCGAGTTCGGGGAAAACCAGGCGCTCGTGCGTCACGTGGTAAATCATGTAGGGGTAGTAGTAGGAATTGACCGCGCTGATCCACTGGTTCATGCGCGCCCGCGCCTTGATGTCCTTGGGCGTCAGCGACGGGCCGCCGAAGGCTTCGTCGACATAAGCGGCTATCGCGCTCGTCTCGTAGATAGTGAGATCGCCATGTTCGAGGATCGGCACGCGCTTGAACGGGTGCAGCCCCAGATGATCGGGCTTGCCCATGACCGGCTCGAGGTCGTGGAAGCGGTAAGCGACGTCCTTGTGTGTCAGGATCAGTCTGACGATGTTGACGAAGGTGCTGCGTGGAAAGCCGTAGACGATCGGATCAGACATCTTGGTTGTCTCCTGTAATTGGTCTCAGCGCCAGAAGGGCTTTGCGGCCTCTCGCAACACCTCGTCGCGCGTCAGGCCAAGGTCGTTGAGCAGATGCGGGTCGTCGGCGATCTCGCGCAAGGCGAGGCGTTGAAAAGGCCGGTCGAGCCAGTCCCACCACCTCGGTCGCCCAACGGGCGATGGTCTTTCTGAGCTGGATTGAGGAAGTGGCGTGGCAGCGTCCGCGGCCCGGACCGGCTGGATCGACGAAATGTCGGTTGACAGGATTGACATCGACGGGCTCCAAATCGCTTGAAATGCTTCTCTGGAGCTGTTCAATAGTATTGCGGGATGCTTCCCCGCAAAGCATCGTTTCTCGTGCTTGCCCTAGTTTTTCTCATGAAGTCGGTGCGATGCGCCCACGCCTGCCGCCGCTCAATGCCCTGAAGGCCTTCGAAGCCGCCGCGCGCCACGAGAGTTTTACGCGCGCGGCTGAAGAGCTTTGCGTCACCCAGGGCGCGGTGAGCCATCAGGTGAAGGCGCTGGAAACTGAGCTCGCGGTCAAGCTGTTCAATCGTGAACGTCAGCGCCTGATCATCACCGAAGCGGGGCGCGATTATCTTTCGGTCGTGCGCGATGCGCTCGACCGAATCGCCATCGGCACCGAGCGGTTGTTGCAGCGACAGAATGCAGGCGTGCTCACGGTCTCGACGTCTCCGGATTTTGCCGCCAAATGGCTGGTGCACCGGCTCGGCCATTTTGCCGAGGCGCATACCGGCATCGACCTGCGCGTTTCTGCCACCCTTCACCATGTAGACTTTGCGCGTGAGGAGGTGGACCTCGCGGTCCGCCACGGCGATGGCAATTGGCCAGGCCTAGATGCAATTAGGCTGTCGACGGAGCGGCTCTTTGCCGTATGCAGTCCAAAGCTCTTGTCGAATCGCCGTCGCATCGGGGGCGTCGCTGATATCCTCAAATTTCCCTTGATCCATCTCGACAGCCGATCCGACTGGGGGAACTGGTTGCGTGGTGTCGGTATCGAGGACGCCGGTGTCACACACGGGCCTGTGCTCAATCGTGCGAGCATGGTTATCGATGCCGCGATTAATGGACAGGGCATCGCGCTCGCTCGAACGACGCTGGCTGCGTGGGATTTGATCAACGGTCGGCTGGCACTCGCATTTCCGGAGTCAACGCCGCTCTCCAAGACCTATTGGATCGTATGCCCGAAGGCCTCTGCGGCGCAGCCAAAGATCGCGACCTTTCGCGACTGGCTGCTCGCCGAGGCCTCAAACGACCTTCGTCAACTCAAATCACTCGTCGGGACATCGAAGACGAAGCCGCGGTGATTACCAAACTGTCGTACCCTGTGTGTTGACGCTCGTTGCGATCTTAAAGGTCGGCGAACTCAGATCCTTTGGCGAGCGGTTGCGGCCGCTCTCACAGGACAGGAACAGAAGCCTCCAATCCTTTGTTTAGACATCGAGGGTCCAGCAAAGGAGAAGGACCATGATCACGAGCAAAATTACCATCTTGGGAGCGGTGCTGGCCTTCAGCACCACCTCAGTCTATGCGGGTCCCTGCGATACTGCGAGCCGCGATGCAGGATCAGGAAACGTCCCGGGCTACACCGGGCAAACCACGGGTTCCACAGCAACGGATTCCAAGGAGCATCCGCCGACATCTTCCATGAGCAAGGCCTCGGAGCATACCGCGACGTCATCGCAAGACGCGCAGCGCCAGATGCAGAACCAGCCTACCGCCGCAGAGCAGTCAACGGCGACCAAGCCTGCACCTTCCGCACAGCAACCGGATAGGACAGCAGGCACCGTCGAGCAGACCCGTCCCGCGCCTACTGAACAGTCAAAGAAGGCGACGGCGGGCGCGGCG
This is a stretch of genomic DNA from Bradyrhizobium sp. CB2312. It encodes these proteins:
- a CDS encoding sulfurtransferase/chromate resistance protein codes for the protein MSASYTSISPDKLFRLIGTAAAPTLIDVRIDEDFSADPRLIPAAVRRSQLDVQDWASRLTGQSVVVVCHKGKKLSEGTAAWLRCGKVSAEILEGGRLGWKQANHPTVPANKIPKRDGRGRTVWVTRARPKIDRIACPWLIRRFVDPTAQFLFVAPAEVEAVAERFEATPFDVENVFWSHRGELCTFDVLVKEFCLSSPPLERLATMVRAADTGRLDLSPEAPGLLAASLGLSRMFDDDLEQLNAGFLLYDSFYRWCRDATKETHNWPTNKAKA
- a CDS encoding DUF1259 domain-containing protein; its protein translation is MKRTIHALIALGACILAPAFGSFVSPARAQSVDWQKVDETLGRKAAVSDDVHRYGFPRTDLPVTLDGVTIKPALALGGWVAFKPGHGGAMVMGDLVLLETEINPVMAKMIASGLEITAVHNHLLRASPATFYMHVAGNGDPVKLASAIHDALAESKTPLTAAAPSSPPPAVDLDTAKLDQIIGVKGQANGGVYQFNVKRRDPIMQDGMPLTPVGPMGVAIGINFQPTGGGKAAITGDFVLTGDEVNPVILALRTHGIEVTALHSHMLDEQPRLFFMHFWANDDAVKLAEGLRAALDKTASTKS
- the fetB gene encoding iron export ABC transporter permease subunit FetB; amino-acid sequence: MTYIQLSYGDLALPALLVVMDGVLSLVLRLKLEKQLAIATVRMVLQLVLVGYVLTFLFAAVSPLWTALAASIMVLFASREIVARQKRRLPGIWSYGLGAGCTLLAAGTVTMFALLTELRPDPWYHPRYALPLLGMILGNTMTGISLGLDVLTNSLVRERAAIEACLALGGTRYQALLPVIRDALRSGFMPIMNSMAAIGLVSLPGMMTGQILAGVEPVDAVKYQLLIMFLIAGGTGLGTLAAVLGGAHLLTDHRHRLRLDRISR
- a CDS encoding ATP-binding cassette domain-containing protein is translated as MLTVRGLKRLHISVSFDLQDGECVALQGPSGAGKTLLLRSIADLDPNEGTVKLDGTLREAMPAPAWRKRVTYLAAEPGWWSDTVQDHFSGWDDALPLVKRLGLPDDCGPWLIQRLSTGERQRLGLVRALMLRSRVLLLDEPTSALDSASAAAVESLIAERISNGTSVIWSTHDNAQARRVGSRIFAMGPDGGIEENRP
- a CDS encoding transcriptional regulator GcvA, which gives rise to MRPRLPPLNALKAFEAAARHESFTRAAEELCVTQGAVSHQVKALETELAVKLFNRERQRLIITEAGRDYLSVVRDALDRIAIGTERLLQRQNAGVLTVSTSPDFAAKWLVHRLGHFAEAHTGIDLRVSATLHHVDFAREEVDLAVRHGDGNWPGLDAIRLSTERLFAVCSPKLLSNRRRIGGVADILKFPLIHLDSRSDWGNWLRGVGIEDAGVTHGPVLNRASMVIDAAINGQGIALARTTLAAWDLINGRLALAFPESTPLSKTYWIVCPKASAAQPKIATFRDWLLAEASNDLRQLKSLVGTSKTKPR
- a CDS encoding Gfo/Idh/MocA family oxidoreductase, translating into MSSPVRLSVMGAGLIGKRHIEHILARPEAMLSSIVDPMPAARDLAASLKVDWFPSFQDMLSGNRPEGVVVATPNQMHVANGMDCIAAHIPALIEKPLADDVAAAQALVEAAERAGVPLLTGHHRRHNPMIQRAKVEVDSGRLGQIVSVHGMFWLIKPDEYFDVAWRREKGAGPVFLNLIHDVDLLRYLCGDIVAVQAAQSNRLRGNAVEETAVIILHFASGALGTVNVSDTIQSPWSWEFTAGENPAYSHTQEPCYQIGGTRASLAVPQLDLWHHPSKASWWAPIERERLSYETADPLGLQIANFCGVIRGTTEPVVTGREGLKTLRVIDAIKRAAETGDLVSV
- a CDS encoding Cj0069 family protein → MDTEKQPSPRRTVAILSRGDAVARRDATSKNGRFVDVFEALAAVGVDGRPAIYDESFADAVREQLLAVDGVLVWVNPIQDGRNRAGLDALLRDVAARGVWVSAHPDVILKMGTKEVLYRTRSMGWGSDTALYQTAAAMRAELPARLATGPRVIKRNRGNGGQGVWKVEKLPTSPMIKVLDATKDAPEELTLDEFLRRCAEYFENGSVIDQAFQPRLSEGVVRCYMAGDRCAGFGHHKVKALVDSPAARSEAGPRLYTSNADPRFQRLRRLMEDEWTPQLTSLLDIARDDLPAIWDADFMLGPVQADGSDSYVLGEINVSSVHPYPNEAPTEIARRVADRLQLKL
- a CDS encoding glutathione S-transferase family protein, with product MSDPIVYGFPRSTFVNIVRLILTHKDVAYRFHDLEPVMGKPDHLGLHPFKRVPILEHGDLTIYETSAIAAYVDEAFGGPSLTPKDIKARARMNQWISAVNSYYYPYMIYHVTHERLVFPELGIASDEKVVAHALPKVETGLAVAEGQLAHGKNFLLGDELSIADFYLLPSTFAFSLTAEGQSMYPKFPAFCRWRERMDNLLATQKVRAAVQRLPIEHAREWATSHRPKY
- a CDS encoding PepSY domain-containing protein; this translates as MRTRTVLQATILLAIASVWSPAHALTQEELVAKIQAAGYSQVRDIKSTAEGTTAKAMKNGKEVRLVVDSSGQIKERN